The stretch of DNA AGGAATTTCCGTGACGTATCGCATCGTGAGTGCACTCGACCTCGTCGACGACGCAGACCTGATCGCCGCCTACCGCGAACGCCACGCGCCGGGCGCAGTGTGGCCCGAGGTCGTGCGCGACATCGTCCAGCGGGGGTATCGTGAGATGGAGATCTGGCAGGTCGCCGACCGCCTCGTGATGATCGCCGAGGTCGAGGACGATTTTCCACGCGCGGCCGATCCGGCCTTGCAGCCGGTTGTCGCGTCATGGGAGACGGCGATGGACGTGTATCAGAAGCCGATCGACGCGACCGGACCGAAATGGGCGGTGATGGAGCGGATCTTCTCGCTCGCGGATCAGACCGCCGGCTGATCTGCCTTTCGTTGCTACCGGTTAAGGCGTGAGCGTCACGAAGCTGTCCATGACGCGCTTGCGGCCCGACTGTTCGAAATCGATCTCCAGCTTGTTGCCTTCGATCTCTGCAATCAGGCCGTAGCCGAACTTCTGGTGGAAGAC from Sphingomonas faeni encodes:
- a CDS encoding L-rhamnose mutarotase, with translation MTYRIVSALDLVDDADLIAAYRERHAPGAVWPEVVRDIVQRGYREMEIWQVADRLVMIAEVEDDFPRAADPALQPVVASWETAMDVYQKPIDATGPKWAVMERIFSLADQTAG